One window from the genome of Variovorax sp. PAMC26660 encodes:
- a CDS encoding amino acid ABC transporter permease translates to MEQPILLFGWFRWDILVEYKDLFWQGAWMTLRMTVVCVLLGSSWGLCLALARLAQPRHAPWTWIARFFLRWPATVYVSFFRGTPLFVQILLIHFAVMPVFIHPTSGLLIDGELARTLKQEHGALISGVVALTLNSAAYISEVFRAGIQSISRGQFDAGRSIGFSPAQVMRYVVLPQAFRRMLPPLGNNAIALLKDTSLVSAIGLAELAYAARTVAGAYARYWEPYLAISLIYWVMTLVLTTMLRRLEIHLARSDRG, encoded by the coding sequence ATGGAACAACCGATCCTGCTCTTTGGATGGTTCCGATGGGACATCCTGGTCGAATACAAGGACCTGTTCTGGCAAGGCGCGTGGATGACGCTGCGCATGACGGTGGTGTGCGTACTGCTGGGCTCGAGCTGGGGCCTGTGCCTGGCGCTCGCGCGGCTGGCGCAACCGCGCCATGCGCCCTGGACCTGGATCGCGCGCTTCTTCCTGCGCTGGCCGGCCACGGTGTACGTGAGCTTCTTTCGCGGCACGCCGCTGTTCGTGCAGATCCTGTTGATCCACTTCGCGGTGATGCCGGTGTTCATCCACCCGACCTCGGGCCTGCTGATCGACGGCGAACTCGCGCGCACGCTCAAGCAGGAGCACGGCGCGCTCATCTCGGGCGTGGTGGCGCTCACGCTCAACTCGGCGGCCTACATCTCGGAGGTGTTCCGCGCCGGCATCCAGTCGATCTCGCGCGGGCAGTTCGATGCGGGCCGTTCGATCGGTTTTTCGCCCGCGCAGGTCATGCGCTACGTGGTGCTGCCGCAGGCCTTCCGACGCATGCTGCCGCCGCTGGGCAACAACGCGATCGCGCTGCTGAAAGACACCTCGCTGGTTTCCGCCATCGGCCTGGCCGAGCTGGCCTATGCGGCGCGCACGGTGGCCGGCGCCTATGCGCGCTACTGGGAGCCGTACCTGGCGATCTCGCTCATCTACTGGGTCATGACGCTGGTGCTCACGACGATGCTGCGCCGCCTCGAAATCCACCTCGCACGCAGCGACCGGGGCTGA